A genomic segment from Agrobacterium vitis encodes:
- the ilvA gene encoding threonine ammonia-lyase → MTKTAVQDAVHALRDLFPATPLQLSEHLSTLFNANIYLKREDLTPVRSYKVRGAYNFFRKVIARGQIDKIFVCASAGNHAQGFAFACRHFGVHGVVFMPVTTPQQKIDKTRKFGAEFITIRLVGDIFDQCYKAARDYVDEADGLMVPPFDHADIIEGQATVAAEILEQLPEEVTPDLVIMPVGGGGLSAGMTGYLAEDLPASAFLFAEPVGAPSLKRSLEAGEVITLPKVDNFVDGAAVARIGDANFAALKQFPPAQVMLVPENAICGTIIDMLNVEGVVLEPAGALAIAALGLAERPSIEGKTVVLVVSGGNFDFERLPDVKERAMRYAGLKKYFILRLPQRPGALRDFLNLLGPEDDIARFEYLKKSARNFGSILIGIETTDASNFSGLFQRFDENGLGFEDITENDILANLII, encoded by the coding sequence ATGACAAAAACTGCCGTTCAAGATGCCGTTCATGCCCTTCGCGACCTGTTCCCCGCGACACCCCTGCAATTGAGCGAGCACTTGAGCACATTGTTCAATGCCAATATTTATCTCAAACGCGAAGACCTGACGCCGGTGCGCTCCTATAAGGTGCGCGGCGCCTATAACTTCTTCCGCAAAGTTATCGCCCGGGGACAGATCGACAAGATCTTCGTCTGCGCCTCGGCCGGCAATCATGCACAGGGCTTTGCATTCGCCTGCCGTCACTTCGGCGTGCATGGCGTGGTGTTCATGCCGGTGACCACGCCGCAGCAGAAGATCGACAAGACCCGCAAGTTCGGTGCCGAGTTCATCACCATCCGGCTGGTCGGCGATATCTTCGACCAATGCTATAAGGCAGCCCGCGACTATGTGGATGAAGCCGACGGCCTGATGGTGCCGCCGTTCGACCATGCTGACATCATCGAAGGCCAGGCAACCGTTGCTGCCGAAATTCTGGAACAACTACCGGAAGAGGTCACACCCGATCTGGTGATCATGCCCGTCGGCGGCGGCGGCTTGAGTGCGGGCATGACGGGCTATCTGGCCGAAGACCTACCTGCATCCGCCTTTCTGTTTGCCGAGCCGGTCGGCGCGCCAAGCCTCAAACGCTCGTTGGAAGCGGGTGAAGTCATCACCCTCCCCAAGGTCGATAATTTTGTTGATGGTGCCGCCGTGGCGCGAATCGGCGATGCCAATTTTGCAGCCTTGAAACAGTTTCCGCCCGCTCAGGTCATGCTGGTGCCGGAAAACGCGATTTGCGGAACGATCATCGACATGCTGAATGTCGAAGGCGTGGTGCTGGAACCGGCGGGCGCCTTGGCGATTGCTGCCCTCGGCCTGGCGGAGCGTCCATCCATTGAGGGCAAGACCGTGGTTCTCGTCGTCTCCGGTGGCAATTTCGATTTCGAGCGCCTGCCCGACGTTAAAGAGCGCGCCATGCGCTATGCCGGCTTGAAGAAATATTTCATCCTGCGCCTGCCGCAGCGGCCCGGCGCGTTGCGCGATTTTCTCAACCTGCTCGGCCCGGAAGACGATATCGCCCGCTTCGAATATCTGAAGAAATCCGCCCGCAATTTTGGCTCGATCCTGATCGGAATTGAAACGACGGATGCCTCGAATTTTTCCGGCCTGTTTCAACGCTTCGATGAAAATGGTCTCGGCTTCGAGGACATCACCGAAAACGACATCCTGGCCAATCTGATCATCTGA
- a CDS encoding putative urea ABC transporter substrate-binding protein — MRLFSKLLSVSVLSAAMSLTGLVPADAATKKEFKVAWSIYVGWMPWGYASDHGIVKKWADKYGIKIDVTQFNDYVESMNQYTAGAFDAVTLTNMDGLSIPAAGGVDTTAVIVGDFSNGNDAVILKGKDKLADIRGQNVNLVEFSVSHYLLVRALESLKLTEKDVKVVNTSDADMVAAYKTDDVTSVVTWNPLVSTILEEPTAKKVFDSSQIPGEIMDLMVANTEVLKDNPDFGKALAGIWYDTVKLMMTDTAEGKAAREEMGKASGTDLKGFDSQLAATKLFDKPADASAFTTSPGLPKTMDLVRNFLFEKGLLGNGAPSADVIGIEMPDGKVLGDKANVKFRFTTTYMDAAAKGTL; from the coding sequence ATGCGCCTGTTCTCAAAACTTCTCTCTGTTTCCGTACTGTCCGCAGCTATGTCGCTCACCGGACTTGTCCCAGCCGATGCCGCCACCAAGAAGGAGTTCAAGGTTGCCTGGTCGATCTATGTCGGCTGGATGCCGTGGGGCTATGCCAGCGACCATGGCATCGTCAAGAAATGGGCCGACAAATACGGCATCAAGATCGATGTCACGCAGTTCAACGATTACGTGGAATCGATGAACCAATACACCGCCGGTGCCTTCGATGCGGTCACGCTGACCAATATGGACGGTCTTTCCATTCCCGCCGCTGGCGGCGTCGATACCACGGCGGTGATCGTCGGCGACTTTTCCAATGGCAATGACGCGGTCATCCTGAAGGGTAAGGACAAGCTTGCCGATATCAGAGGCCAGAACGTCAATCTGGTCGAATTTTCTGTCTCGCATTACCTGCTGGTGCGGGCACTGGAAAGCCTTAAACTGACGGAAAAAGACGTGAAGGTGGTCAACACCTCAGATGCCGATATGGTCGCTGCCTATAAGACCGACGATGTGACCTCGGTTGTCACCTGGAACCCGCTGGTCTCGACCATTCTGGAAGAACCGACAGCGAAGAAAGTGTTCGACAGTTCGCAGATCCCCGGCGAAATCATGGACCTGATGGTCGCCAATACCGAAGTCCTCAAGGACAATCCGGATTTCGGCAAGGCGCTGGCGGGCATCTGGTATGATACGGTCAAGCTGATGATGACCGACACCGCAGAAGGCAAGGCTGCCCGCGAGGAGATGGGCAAGGCTTCGGGCACTGACCTCAAGGGCTTCGACAGCCAGTTGGCCGCCACCAAGCTGTTCGACAAGCCAGCGGATGCCAGCGCCTTCACCACCTCGCCCGGCCTGCCGAAAACCATGGATCTGGTGCGTAATTTCCTGTTTGAAAAAGGCCTGCTGGGCAATGGCGCACCCTCTGCCGACGTGATCGGTATCGAAATGCCTGATGGTAAGGTGCTGGGCGACAAGGCCAATGTGAAGTTCCGCTTCACCACCACCTATATGGATGCCGCCGCCAAAGGCACACTCTGA
- a CDS encoding ABC transporter permease → MRWINQKPSNGAKLGLAALPFALVLLAYGAGSAARLAENANDKLLPGFAAFADAINRVAFTADARTGDYVLWTDTLASLTRLSSGLGISLLIALTIGMAIGMLPYLRALLSPFVAAISMVPPLALLPILFIAMGLGEVSKITLIVIGVAPIVIRDLALTALALPREQIIKAETLGGSSWQVAIRVVLPQILPRLLTCLRLQLGPAFLFLIAAEAISSDSGLGYRIFLVRRYLSMDVIFPYVLWITLIAVVADVLLDRLRIALFPWSNLEKGA, encoded by the coding sequence ATGCGTTGGATCAATCAAAAACCGAGCAATGGTGCGAAACTTGGCCTCGCTGCCCTGCCCTTTGCACTGGTGCTTCTCGCCTATGGCGCAGGTTCGGCGGCACGGTTGGCGGAAAACGCCAATGACAAGCTGCTGCCAGGCTTTGCCGCCTTTGCCGATGCCATCAACCGTGTGGCCTTTACCGCCGATGCCCGCACCGGCGACTATGTTCTCTGGACCGATACGCTGGCCAGCCTGACGCGGCTTTCCTCCGGGCTTGGAATTTCACTGTTGATCGCACTGACGATCGGCATGGCCATCGGCATGCTACCCTATCTGCGTGCGCTGCTGTCGCCCTTCGTCGCCGCCATTTCCATGGTGCCACCATTGGCGCTGCTGCCCATTCTATTCATCGCCATGGGCCTGGGCGAGGTCTCGAAAATCACCCTGATCGTTATCGGCGTTGCACCGATCGTGATCCGTGATCTGGCGCTCACCGCCCTTGCCCTGCCGCGCGAACAGATCATCAAGGCGGAAACGCTAGGCGGCTCCTCCTGGCAGGTCGCCATCAGGGTGGTCCTGCCCCAAATCCTGCCGCGCCTGCTCACCTGTCTCAGATTGCAGCTTGGCCCGGCCTTCCTGTTTCTGATCGCAGCGGAAGCAATTTCCTCTGATAGCGGCCTCGGCTACCGGATCTTCCTGGTGCGCCGTTACCTGTCCATGGATGTGATTTTTCCTTACGTGTTGTGGATCACGCTGATTGCTGTTGTGGCCGATGTCCTGCTCGACCGGTTGCGCATCGCCCTGTTTCCCTGGTCCAACCTGGAGAAGGGCGCATGA
- a CDS encoding ABC transporter ATP-binding protein gives MSGLKIDNIWKEYGDQIVLEGVSLTVASRAFVALVGPSGCGKSTFLRMLLGQEQPTRGTILLDGEPLPKEPGPDRGVVFQRYSVFPHLTVLGNVLLGKELPASPLAGRLFGSARRNAVDEARAMIAAVGLAGSEAKYPAQLSGGMQQRLALAQALIMKPKVLLLDEPFGALDPGIRAEIHTLMKKLWHENPMTVVMVTHDMREAFTLASRVVAFERPRDRPEEKQRYGATITKDISIWPPRQAGTPSIFRPDRDGPVAANGLHRDDPAHRR, from the coding sequence ATGAGCGGGTTGAAGATCGACAATATCTGGAAGGAATATGGCGACCAGATCGTGCTGGAAGGCGTTTCGCTAACAGTCGCGTCCCGCGCATTCGTGGCGCTGGTCGGCCCATCCGGCTGCGGCAAGAGCACGTTTCTGCGCATGCTGCTGGGGCAGGAACAGCCGACGCGCGGCACCATCCTGCTGGATGGCGAACCGCTGCCGAAGGAGCCGGGACCGGATCGCGGCGTGGTCTTCCAGCGCTACTCGGTATTTCCGCACCTCACCGTGCTGGGCAATGTGCTGTTGGGTAAGGAATTGCCCGCCTCGCCATTGGCTGGTCGCCTGTTCGGCTCTGCCCGGCGCAATGCGGTGGATGAGGCCCGCGCGATGATTGCCGCCGTTGGCCTTGCCGGATCGGAAGCGAAATATCCGGCCCAGCTTTCCGGCGGCATGCAGCAACGGCTGGCGCTCGCGCAGGCACTGATCATGAAGCCAAAAGTGCTGCTGCTGGACGAGCCGTTCGGGGCGCTCGATCCGGGCATTCGCGCCGAAATCCACACGCTGATGAAAAAGCTCTGGCACGAAAACCCGATGACCGTCGTCATGGTCACTCATGACATGCGGGAAGCCTTCACACTGGCCAGCCGCGTTGTGGCTTTCGAGCGTCCCCGTGACCGGCCAGAGGAAAAACAGCGCTACGGCGCCACCATCACCAAGGACATTTCCATCTGGCCACCCCGCCAGGCGGGTACCCCTTCCATCTTTCGCCCTGACCGGGACGGCCCGGTCGCAGCAAACGGGCTTCACCGGGACGACCCGGCACATCGTCGATAG
- a CDS encoding urea amidolyase associated protein UAAP1 — MHIRRSAEEIAANRARYEEHQKNGLDFSPKALPGKSPLPAQDIEVADLIHSETIPGGWYWSTPVKTHETLRIALPHGFSTVTLVAWNAAEPSERLNLPDTVKMQWTTGLGKGRLMFSDMGKVMFSITEDTCGAHDCLMGGSTAASNARKYASANSQGLRNTRDNLLIMVSKLGLDKRDIPAALALFAPVRVDAEGRFHWRPELLNGGDYIELRAEMEMIVGFSNCPHPLDPNPLYQPNPVVISRIKAKQPQADDLCRTATAEAVRGFENNAFAAL, encoded by the coding sequence ATGCATATCCGACGCTCTGCCGAAGAGATTGCCGCCAACCGGGCGCGCTATGAGGAACACCAGAAAAACGGTCTGGACTTTTCCCCGAAGGCCCTGCCGGGCAAAAGCCCGCTGCCCGCACAGGACATCGAGGTGGCGGACCTTATCCATAGCGAGACCATTCCCGGCGGCTGGTATTGGTCCACGCCAGTAAAAACCCATGAGACCCTGCGCATCGCCCTGCCCCACGGGTTTTCAACCGTCACGCTCGTCGCCTGGAACGCTGCTGAGCCGTCCGAACGGCTGAACCTGCCTGATACCGTCAAGATGCAATGGACGACCGGGCTTGGCAAAGGCCGGTTGATGTTTTCCGACATGGGCAAGGTGATGTTTTCGATCACCGAAGACACATGCGGCGCGCATGATTGCCTGATGGGTGGCTCCACCGCAGCAAGCAACGCCCGCAAATACGCCAGTGCCAACAGCCAGGGCCTGCGCAATACCCGCGACAATCTCCTGATCATGGTGAGCAAGCTCGGCCTCGACAAGCGCGATATTCCAGCAGCCCTTGCCTTGTTTGCCCCAGTGCGGGTCGATGCGGAAGGACGCTTCCACTGGAGGCCGGAACTGCTCAATGGCGGAGATTACATCGAGCTTCGCGCCGAGATGGAGATGATCGTCGGCTTTTCCAATTGCCCGCATCCGCTCGATCCCAATCCGCTCTACCAGCCCAATCCCGTTGTCATTAGCCGGATAAAGGCCAAGCAGCCGCAAGCGGACGATCTTTGCCGCACGGCGACAGCCGAAGCTGTGCGTGGCTTTGAAAACAATGCGTTTGCAGCGCTGTAA
- a CDS encoding urea amidolyase associated protein UAAP2 yields MSEFNTTSPLRTPYTAVQDHVIAAEAPFSTVVKKGQILRIEDSYGQQAIDTLFYNAKDLSERYSNQDTMREQGAAYISTGTKIISNEGRIMLTMTADSCGRHDTSAGACSCESNTVRFGHGTKHLHACRDNFVLEVAKYGMSKRDVVANINFFMNVPIEPSGQMTIVDGISAPGDYVELQAEMDVLLVISNCPQINNPCNGFDPTPARVLVWDSED; encoded by the coding sequence ATGTCTGAATTCAACACCACATCCCCCCTTCGCACGCCTTATACCGCTGTGCAGGATCACGTCATTGCGGCGGAAGCGCCATTTTCAACCGTGGTCAAGAAGGGCCAGATCCTGCGGATCGAGGACAGCTATGGCCAGCAGGCCATCGACACGCTGTTTTATAATGCCAAGGATTTGTCCGAGCGTTACTCCAATCAGGATACGATGCGCGAACAGGGTGCCGCCTATATTTCCACCGGCACCAAAATCATCTCCAATGAAGGCCGGATCATGCTGACCATGACCGCCGATAGCTGCGGGCGACACGATACCTCAGCCGGGGCCTGCTCCTGCGAAAGCAATACGGTGCGCTTTGGCCATGGTACCAAACATCTGCATGCCTGCCGCGATAATTTCGTGCTGGAAGTGGCGAAATACGGCATGAGCAAGCGCGACGTGGTCGCCAATATCAACTTCTTCATGAATGTGCCGATTGAGCCGAGCGGCCAGATGACCATTGTCGATGGCATTTCCGCCCCCGGCGATTATGTCGAGCTACAAGCCGAAATGGATGTGCTGCTGGTGATTTCCAATTGCCCGCAAATCAACAATCCCTGCAACGGTTTTGATCCGACGCCTGCCCGGGTTCTGGTCTGGGATAGCGAGGACTGA